The sequence below is a genomic window from Saccopteryx leptura isolate mSacLep1 chromosome 3, mSacLep1_pri_phased_curated, whole genome shotgun sequence.
AAGGAGACAGAGCAGCCCTAGTCTTTGACAGGGCCTTAAAATAAAGTGTGTTTATACGACTTGGTCACCTAAAACCAGATCCCCCAACATGTGAACTGCCTTGACTCCATGCCACTAGGGAACTAGCCAACTAGGATTGGACCTAACCCAGAACAGATTAGCAGAACAAGGACTCCCTTTTTCATTCACGATACAATGGCAGTGAATGTAAAATGCTTATAATACCCCTCTCAATTCTCTCTACAGAGGATTTCTTATGCAGTTAAATTAACTTGTGCAACTActtttctgttcatatttttacaGAGACTTAAAGCCAGAGAATATTCTGCTAGATTCCCAGGGACACATCGTCCTTACCGACTTCGGGCTCTGCAAGGAGAACATTGAACAGAACGGCACGACATCCACCTTCTGTGGCACACCTGAGGTAGGAGCACACTTGATGCCTGGCTTACCCCCTCCTTCCCTGAGAGATCAGTACAATATGCTAACGAAAAGGCCAACTATGCTCCAAAATGTCTTAGTCCAACTCAGTGCAAGTAAAACACATTTGCTATGTGATGCAGCATGAGATATTCCAAGGCCTCATAttgctttaatttaaaatagcTGTTGGTAAGAGCtatgttataaaagttttttaaatcgCTAAGTAAGATACTGTTAGGTGTCATTAAACCTCCAAGTCCACTAGTTATCAGGAAGTCATCTAAAGAAATATATCCTCCAAGTGCATCCAGGGTCTCTTAGCTCCTCAGAGTGCGTGCCTAGCCTTGGGATTGCCTGGTTTCACTGGCTCTAAACTCTGTTCTCCTGGTCTGTCTTTCAGTATCTCGCCCCTGAGGTGCTTCATAAGCAGCCATATGACAGGACTGTGGACTGGTGGTGCCTGGGGGCCGTCTTATATGAGATGCTCTACGGCCTGGTGAGTAGCACATTGAGAATCATGGAATACTGCCCCAATTCGACATGCTCCCTAGAGCGCAGTTTTCTTAAAACCCAGACTCTTCTGGGAACATGAGCCCCCACTGCAGACCTGGTCATTGTGTCTTGCCCTTTATCAGGAAGCTTATCAAATGTTGATGAGAGGCATATTGGTCACTTTAACAGTGTTTTAGGGTAAACTCTTACCTAGTAGATTTATCTTCTGTAAGTTCACAGTTTACCGGATGTGACCACATTTCACCAATGTGAGAGTGAAAAACATGGCTTTGTTAGCATCTTATTTCGATACAAGGAACAAAATAGACACTTAAAAATCCAGGGCAAGGAAAAGACGTTGTCAAATCAGCTTGATATATTGCCGTTTAAATCTTATTGGTAATGTAGGCTGTACAGAACTTCCAATGGAATATTaagtcctttcttctcttctttcagcCTCCTTTCTACAGCCGAAACACAGCTGAGATGTATGACAACATTCTAAACAAGCCCCTCCAGTTGAAGCCAAATATCACCAATTCCGCCAGGCACCTCCTAGAGGGCCTCCTGCAGAAAGACAGGACAAAGAGGCTGGGTGCCAAGGACGACTTTGTACGTGATCGCTTCCTTCTCTCCTGCTGGTCGGGGGTGTGCTCTAGACCTCACTGTCCTTTAGGAATCTGCCTGTCTAAATCAATCTTATGTTTCTTCACAACAGATGGAAATCAAGAATCATGTCTTCTTCTCTGTAATTAACTGGGACGACCTCATTAACAAGAAGATTACTCCCCCTTTTAACCCAAATGTGGTaagtatctttctctctcttgagtATAAGGGGGGCCCAACGAGCATTTATTTAAGTTagatttggtggtggtggtggtggtggtggtggtggtggagaggggagggccctCAAGGAATAAATTGTTGGATATTTTATTCATGGATCATTATTGCACCTAGAGAAAAAGTAGAATTTTTGTCCCAACAAAGCTCATAGAATTTCTCAGCACATTTATCAATTCAAgtaccaaaaaccaaaaaaggaACATCACATTCAAATTTTAAATCCTATGTGATCCCTGGTTTTGTATTTGAAATAGATAGTGATTATGGGTGTGCCCGTATTGTGCCCCAAAGACTTGAGCTCCAGAATGTAAAGCCCTATATCCAGTGTGAGTTCTGAACATTGAATGAGGCTTTTCTTTCCTGCTGTAGAGTGGTCCCAGCGACCTGCGGCACTTCGACCCCGAGTTTACCGAGGAGCCGGTCCCCAACTCCATCGGCAGGTCTCCCGACAGCATCCTCCTCACGGCTAGTGTCAAGGAAGCAGCCGAGGCCTTCCTCGGCTTTTCCTATGCACCCCCTGTGGACTCGTTCCTCTGAACAGTCTGAGGGTTGGTTCTGAAGGATTTTCTGTATGTTTCTAAACGTTTTAGTTAGCCTTTTGGCGGAGCTGCCAGCTAACAAGGACATCTTCAAAGAGAATTTGCACATCTCCGGGAGCTTGCACATCTTGGCAACCTTATTGCACACTGTTTGCTGGAAGCTTTTTGAAGAGCACATCCTCCTCTCAGTGAGCTcatgagattttttatttttattcttccttccaaTGTGGTGCTATCTCTGAAATGCGCATGAGAGTGCCGCCTTAGACAGATGCAGTCGTCTTATTGGAAGCGGGACTTGCTGTTCTAAGGAGGATCTCCTGAAGGTCTGTCCGGGCCACGATAACGAATCTTAAGAAATGTGCCTTTTCTGATGAGATCGTGTTAGCTCCAAAGCTTTTCCTACTGCAGTGTTTCAGTTCCTTATTTTTCCTTGTGGATTACTGTGCAAGCAGTGGTCTGAGTGTGGTATGGCTGATCACAGATGGATTTAGTTATAGCATCAATGTGACACTTGCAGGACAACTACAATGTGGGACATTGTCTGTTTCTTccatatttggaagataaatTTATGtgtagactgttttttttttgtaagatataattaataactaaaatttattgaaatggtCTTGCAATGACTTGTATTCAGATGCTTAAAGAAAGCATTGCTGctacaaatatttctatttttagaaaggGTTTTTATGGACCAATGCCCCAGTTGTCGGTCAAGCCTGGTGTTTTCATTGTTTAAAAcgtcacctgtaaaatgggcattatttatgggttgttgttgttttgttttgttttgttttgcattcctGATAATTGTATGTATTGTATAAAGACAGTCTGTACATTGGGTTATAACACTAGTATATTTAAACTTACAGGCTTATTTGTAATGTAAACCATCATTTTAATGTACTGTAATTAACATGGTTATAATATGTAcaattcttcctccctccccaccacacaactttttttgtgtgtgataaacCAATTTGGGTTTGCAATAAAACCTTGaaaaacatttacatatattgtgTCACGTGTGTTCTTTTGTTATCTATTTTGGCTTCGGGAACAATAATgagtttaaaatacatataaaaaccaCGAAAATGCTGCTGTAATTTCCAGCTCAGTGGGTTACTTCCAATAGCTACAGCTTCTGACTCCAGGGGAGAATAGGGTGGTCTTAAATCCAATTTATATTCCATGTCTTCTTAGCAGTATTTTATAAGGTCAATTATTCATAAATCCATCCAAGCAAACTCTTTTCAATTTACTGGTCTCGCAAGGACAGCCATGATGTAATGTTCTCTATATTTATTGCCTGTCCTATGACATTGACTGCTGTTTGTCCAGACATTTGGCTCGTATGAAGTAACAGgtaattctttcaacaaatatttgagtgctTTCTCTGGGCCAAGCTCTGTTCTGAGTGCTGGGAATATAGTAGTAAGCAAAGCAGACAAATCTCTGCCTTTCCAGAGCCTGATAGAAAAGACAGACATTTTTATGAAGCAGTTTATTGAAATGAAAATCAAGATCATAATCTGTGAGGGTAAAAGAATGCCACTAGAGGAGGTGAGGATGTTTGTCATAATGGATACGTTTCCCAAAAGGCTGAGCTGGCAAGACTTCTAGTTGGAGACAGTACCCAGAGCTGAACCGAGTCCAGCGCTGGCTCAGAGCAGGATCCCCAAGGAGCAGCACATTCTTGGCTTGGGCCAGCAGCCTCTAGATCAGGTGTGCACCAAGCACTGCGTGGACTCAGCAGCCTCTAGATCTGGCATGCAGAAGCTACTCCTACGGCTCATCCTGCTGGATTCCTTACAGCGGAAGAGGGAAAGGTAGCACGATattatatcatctgtacactTCTAGGCTTTTCACACAAAGTCCTAGCAAACAGGGAGACCTCCCACAGTTGATGTTACTGCTGCCTTAATCTCTAAGCCGAATGCATTCCCTCTACCCTGACCTCTGTTTGCAGAGGGATTTCCCCAGGGAAAGTTGTCATCTCCTTCCCTTTTGCCATGGTTCATTTATCAATCCCACCCCCATTCAGCCATGCTTTCTTAGGGCTGAAGAGTTGTTTGAAGATCACTTAGTCCTTGTCCCTCATAGTCCACTGAAGAAATGGAATCAAAGCGACTCGATGACTTCTTGCAGAAGGTGGCTTCCAGTCAAGG
It includes:
- the SGK1 gene encoding serine/threonine-protein kinase Sgk1 isoform X3, whose protein sequence is MKEEAIKSSLKAFMKQRRMGLNDFIQKIANNSYACKHPDVQSILKISQPQEPELMNANPSPPPSPSQQINLGPSSNPHAKPSDFHFLKVIGKGSFGKVLLARHKAEEAFYAVKVLQKKAILKKKEEKHIMSERNVLLKNVKHPFLVGLHFSFQTADKLYFVLDYINGGELFYHLQRERCFLEPRARFYAAEIASALGYLHSLNIVYRDLKPENILLDSQGHIVLTDFGLCKENIEQNGTTSTFCGTPEYLAPEVLHKQPYDRTVDWWCLGAVLYEMLYGLPPFYSRNTAEMYDNILNKPLQLKPNITNSARHLLEGLLQKDRTKRLGAKDDFMEIKNHVFFSVINWDDLINKKITPPFNPNVSGPSDLRHFDPEFTEEPVPNSIGRSPDSILLTASVKEAAEAFLGFSYAPPVDSFL